From the Gorilla gorilla gorilla isolate KB3781 chromosome 22, NHGRI_mGorGor1-v2.1_pri, whole genome shotgun sequence genome, one window contains:
- the OLIG2 gene encoding oligodendrocyte transcription factor 2 produces the protein MDSDASLVSSRPSSPEPDDLFLPARSKGSSGSAFTGGTVSSSTPSDCPPELSAELRGAMGSAGAHPGDKLGGSGFKSSSSSTSSSTSSAAASSTKKDKKQMTEPELQQLRLKINSRERKRMHDLNIAMDGLREVMPYAHGPSVRKLSKIATLLLARNYILMLTNSLEEMKRLVSEIYGGHHAGFHPSACGGLAHSAPLPAATAHPAAAAHAAHHPAVHHSILPPAAAAAAAAAAAAAVSSASLPGSGLPSVGSIRPPHGLLKSPSAAAAAPLGGGGGGSGASGGFQHWGGMPCPCSMCQVPPPHHHVSAMGAGSLPRLTSDAK, from the coding sequence ATGGACTCGGACGCCAGCCTGGTGTCCAGCCGCCCGTCGTCGCCAGAGCCCGATGACCTTTTTCTGCCAGCCCGGAGTAAGGGCAGCAGCGGCAGCGCCTTCACTGGGGGCACCGTGTCCTCGTCCACCCCGAGCGACTGCCCGCCGGAGCTGAGCGCCGAGCTGCGCGGCGCTATGGGCTCTGCGGGCGCGCATCCTGGGGACAAGCTAGGAGGCAGTGGCTTCAAGTCATCCTCGTCCAGCACCTCGTCGTCTACGTCGTCGGCGGCTGCGTCGTCCACCAAGAAGGACAAGAAGCAAATGACAGAGCCGGAGCTGCAGCAGCTGCGTCTCAAGATCAACAGCCGCGAGCGCAAGCGCATGCACGACCTCAACATCGCCATGGATGGCCTCCGCGAGGTCATGCCGTACGCACACGGCCCTTCGGTGCGCAAGCTTTCCAAGATCGCCACGCTGCTGCTGGCGCGCAACTACATCCTCATGCTCACCAACTCGCTGGAGGAGATGAAGCGACTGGTGAGCGAGATCTACGGGGGCCACCACGCTGGCTTCCACCCGTCGGCCTGCGGCGGCTTGGCGCACTCCGCGCCCCTGCCCGCCGCCACCGCGCACCCGGCAGCAGCAGCGCACGCCGCACATCACCCTGCGGTGCACCACTCCATCCTGCCGCCCGCCGCCGCAGCGGCTGCTGCCGCCGCTGCAGCCGCGGCTGTGTCCAGCGCCTCTCTGCCCGGATCCGGGCTGCCGTCGGTCGGCTCCATCCGTCCACCGCACGGCCTACTCAAGTCTCCGTCTGCTGCCGCGGCCGCCCCgctggggggcgggggcggcggcagTGGGGCGAGCGGGGGCTTCCAGCACTGGGGCGGcatgccctgcccctgcagcatgTGCCAGGTGCCGCCGCCGCACCACCACGTGTCGGCCATGGGCGCCGGCAGCCTGCCACGCCTCACCTCCGACGCCAAGTGA